Proteins from a genomic interval of Bradyrhizobium sp. CCGB01:
- a CDS encoding transglutaminase-like cysteine peptidase, whose protein sequence is MFDFRGQGKGLALAAMLFGISAAAQAGEGRLLYASLGDTTRAPIGWVEFCADNAAQCQGAPTQPRDIVMSQAAWRDLVKVNRWVNETVKPLTDQEHWGVIEKWSLPTDGYGDCEDYVLLKRKMLIDAGWPREALLITVVRDKKGEGHAVLTVKTDKGEFVLDNQNENVVAWTETGYRFVKRQSQSDPNIWVSLGDTKPAVSTASAKN, encoded by the coding sequence CGCCATGCTCTTCGGGATCAGCGCGGCAGCGCAGGCCGGCGAAGGCCGTCTGCTCTACGCGAGCCTCGGCGACACCACGCGTGCGCCGATCGGCTGGGTCGAGTTCTGTGCGGATAATGCCGCCCAGTGCCAGGGCGCGCCGACGCAACCGCGCGACATCGTGATGTCGCAGGCCGCATGGCGCGACCTCGTCAAGGTCAATCGCTGGGTCAACGAGACCGTCAAGCCTTTGACCGACCAGGAGCACTGGGGCGTGATCGAGAAGTGGTCGCTGCCGACCGATGGTTACGGCGACTGTGAAGACTACGTGCTGCTGAAGCGCAAGATGCTGATCGATGCCGGATGGCCGCGCGAGGCCCTGCTCATCACCGTCGTGCGTGACAAGAAGGGCGAAGGACACGCGGTGCTGACGGTGAAGACCGACAAGGGCGAGTTCGTTCTCGACAATCAGAACGAGAACGTCGTTGCCTGGACGGAGACCGGCTACCGCTTCGTCAAGCGCCAGTCACAGAGCGATCCCAATATCTGGGTCTCGCTCGGCGACACCAAGCCGGCGGTCTCCACCGCCAGCGCCAAGAACTAG
- a CDS encoding CYTH and CHAD domain-containing protein, which translates to MLKSDTTPARKAMSAPDGNPVPKDSKRTQIVAGFLRPREPAEPRTEPAIEGAVMDQTPSQEVTPAPEPPQSNAAARPVGEIELKLVVDGDRMAHFNAAPVIAANARNKGTRKHLKSVYYDTPERLLRRNGLSLRVRQSGARFVQTVKTDAVDDPLRRGEWEASVPSLAPDLALAMPFIPEKLRSRLEVQPLEAVFTADIHRHARVIDLPSGSVEIAFDQGELTAGDRAMPVSEIELELKSGSAGAIYEVALRLAEQGAVKPSIRTKSARGFDLAADEPPAARRPRKLRLDASVTLDEAFSTILRSCFLHLLQSLPAAEDGRNPEGVHQLRVSLRRLRSALDLMRSVGALSNLDALRSEAKWLAQDLSAARDWDVFQLETLPTIAKACPSIAGFDALGRAAAERQSDAYRKAHDALDDRRCAVFLIGLGNWIETRGWRNDVAAEDLGQLADPAVNFAQRILSEQYAKVLKRGRRFKSLPAEQLHRVRLATKRLRYLSEFLLPLFEDRKSARKFSRRLAGLQEELGAFNDMAVTASLLDGLGAEPDSAIAAAAIAGWQARASVGVQPALQATWRDFTAARVPWSRQAQQD; encoded by the coding sequence ATGCTGAAATCAGACACTACGCCGGCTCGCAAAGCGATGAGCGCGCCGGACGGGAATCCTGTCCCAAAGGATAGTAAGAGAACGCAAATCGTCGCCGGCTTCCTCAGGCCGCGTGAACCGGCCGAGCCCCGCACGGAACCTGCGATCGAGGGTGCTGTGATGGATCAGACGCCATCGCAAGAGGTGACGCCCGCACCGGAGCCACCCCAGTCGAACGCTGCCGCGCGTCCGGTCGGTGAAATCGAGCTCAAGCTTGTCGTCGATGGCGATCGCATGGCGCATTTCAACGCTGCGCCGGTCATCGCGGCGAACGCGCGCAACAAGGGCACGCGCAAGCATCTCAAGTCGGTCTATTACGACACGCCCGAACGGCTGCTTCGGCGCAACGGCCTGAGCCTGCGCGTCCGCCAAAGCGGCGCGCGCTTCGTGCAGACCGTGAAGACGGACGCTGTGGACGATCCGTTGCGCCGCGGCGAATGGGAGGCGAGCGTGCCCTCGCTCGCGCCCGATCTCGCCCTGGCAATGCCTTTCATTCCGGAGAAGCTTCGCAGTCGCCTTGAAGTGCAGCCGCTCGAAGCCGTCTTCACCGCCGATATCCATCGTCATGCGCGGGTGATCGACCTGCCGTCCGGCTCGGTCGAAATCGCCTTCGATCAAGGTGAGCTGACGGCCGGCGACCGCGCGATGCCGGTCAGCGAGATCGAGCTTGAGCTGAAGAGCGGCAGCGCCGGCGCGATCTACGAGGTCGCATTGCGGCTCGCCGAGCAGGGGGCGGTGAAGCCGTCCATCCGTACCAAGTCGGCGCGCGGTTTTGATCTTGCCGCCGACGAGCCGCCGGCGGCGCGCCGCCCGCGAAAGCTTCGCCTCGATGCGTCGGTCACGCTAGATGAGGCCTTTTCGACGATCCTGCGGTCATGCTTCCTTCATCTGCTTCAGTCGCTGCCGGCGGCCGAGGACGGCCGCAATCCGGAAGGCGTGCATCAGCTTCGCGTCTCGCTGCGCCGGCTGCGATCGGCGCTCGACCTGATGCGGTCGGTCGGCGCGCTCAGCAATCTCGACGCGCTGCGCTCGGAAGCAAAATGGCTGGCGCAAGACCTGTCGGCCGCGCGCGACTGGGATGTGTTCCAGCTCGAGACCTTGCCGACGATCGCGAAGGCCTGTCCGTCGATCGCCGGCTTCGATGCGCTGGGCCGGGCTGCGGCCGAGCGCCAGTCGGACGCCTATCGCAAGGCGCATGATGCGCTCGACGATCGCCGCTGCGCCGTGTTTCTGATCGGCCTCGGAAACTGGATCGAGACGCGGGGCTGGCGCAACGACGTTGCCGCCGAAGATCTCGGCCAGCTCGCCGATCCCGCCGTCAACTTCGCGCAGCGCATCCTGTCGGAGCAATATGCCAAGGTGCTCAAGCGCGGCCGCCGCTTCAAGTCGCTTCCCGCCGAGCAGCTGCACCGGGTGCGTCTTGCGACCAAGCGGCTGCGCTATCTCAGCGAGTTCCTGCTGCCGTTGTTCGAGGATCGCAAGTCCGCCAGAAAATTCTCGCGCAGGCTCGCCGGTCTGCAGGAGGAGCTCGGCGCCTTCAACGACATGGCCGTTACGGCATCGCTGCTCGACGGGCTCGGTGCCGAGCCCGACAGCGCCATCGCCGCGGCCGCGATCGCCGGCTGGCAGGCCCGCGCATCGGTCGGCGTGCAGCCGGCCCTGCAAGCCACGTGGCGCGATTTCACCGCCGCGCGCGTGCCCTGGTCGCGGCAAGCTCAGCAGGATTGA
- a CDS encoding amidohydrolase family protein: protein MSGWSTPLALVRAATLLGFAGAVFGLSLPALAQQDSTVLFRNIRIFDGKSASLSAPSSVLVRNKIIEKISAGDMTAAAQVIDGGGRVLMPGLIDAHWHAMLVRPTPMAALAGDVGYNNLLAAAEATATLMRGFTTVRDMGGPSFGLKQAIDEDLVAGPRIYPSGAMITITSGHGDFRQLSDLPRTIGGMLSRMEQIGGSMVADSPDEVRVRAREQLMRGASQVKLTAGGGVASPFSPLDVSTFTEPELRAAVEAADNWGTYVATHAYTPVAIQRSVAAGVRCIEHGHLMDEASARLMAEKGIWLSTQPFLDLAGAAALGPAEQDKMRQVVAGTDRVYGLAKKYGIKTAFGTDVLFSKALADKQGSMLAALTRWYTPAEALAMATSTNAELLNLSGLRNPYPGKLGVVVEGALADLLLVDGNPLDNIKLVEDPAKNFLVIMKDGKVYKNTLAH from the coding sequence ATGTCAGGTTGGAGTACGCCGCTGGCGCTCGTGCGAGCCGCCACGTTGCTTGGTTTCGCTGGAGCGGTCTTCGGTCTCTCTTTGCCGGCATTGGCGCAGCAGGACTCCACGGTCCTGTTCCGCAACATCAGGATATTCGACGGCAAGTCAGCTTCACTCTCCGCACCGTCCAGTGTTCTTGTCCGGAACAAGATCATCGAGAAGATCTCGGCTGGCGACATGACCGCCGCCGCGCAAGTGATCGACGGCGGCGGACGCGTGCTGATGCCGGGGCTGATCGACGCGCATTGGCACGCGATGCTGGTGCGCCCCACGCCGATGGCCGCGCTCGCAGGCGATGTCGGCTACAACAATCTGCTCGCCGCGGCCGAGGCGACGGCGACGCTGATGCGCGGCTTCACCACCGTGCGCGACATGGGGGGACCTTCCTTCGGGTTAAAGCAGGCCATCGACGAGGATCTCGTCGCCGGTCCCCGCATCTATCCCTCCGGCGCGATGATCACCATCACCAGCGGCCATGGCGACTTCCGTCAGCTCTCTGATCTGCCGCGCACGATCGGGGGAATGCTGAGCCGCATGGAGCAGATCGGCGGCAGCATGGTCGCCGACAGTCCGGACGAAGTCCGGGTTCGCGCGCGCGAGCAATTGATGCGGGGTGCTTCGCAGGTCAAGCTCACGGCGGGCGGCGGCGTCGCATCGCCGTTCAGTCCGCTCGATGTCTCCACCTTCACCGAGCCCGAGTTGCGCGCGGCGGTCGAAGCCGCCGACAATTGGGGCACCTATGTCGCGACCCACGCCTACACGCCGGTCGCGATCCAGCGCTCGGTCGCAGCCGGCGTCAGATGCATCGAGCATGGCCATCTCATGGACGAGGCGAGCGCCCGGCTGATGGCGGAGAAGGGAATCTGGCTCAGCACGCAACCATTCCTCGATCTCGCCGGAGCTGCCGCGCTTGGACCTGCAGAGCAGGACAAGATGCGGCAGGTGGTTGCCGGCACCGACCGGGTCTATGGGCTGGCGAAAAAGTACGGCATCAAGACCGCGTTCGGCACCGACGTCCTGTTCTCGAAGGCGCTGGCGGACAAGCAGGGCTCAATGCTGGCCGCGCTGACGCGCTGGTACACGCCGGCCGAAGCGCTCGCCATGGCGACATCGACGAATGCCGAACTGCTGAACCTCTCCGGCCTGCGCAATCCCTATCCCGGCAAGCTCGGCGTGGTGGTCGAGGGCGCGCTCGCGGATCTCCTGCTGGTCGACGGCAATCCGCTCGACAACATCAAGCTGGTCGAGGATCCCGCCAAAAATTTTCTGGTGATCATGAAGGACGGCAAGGTCTACAAGAACACGCTCGCGCACTGA
- a CDS encoding HdeD family acid-resistance protein, translated as MTTYDHSSPMGATGLPQPRRWVCVLLGLFMVFAGLMVLGDIALFTVVSALFIGWMAIAAGAFEIFHAFWTKGWGGLVWQIILGALYIAFGIILVSQPLTGALLLTYVLGIALLVSGVVRVLVGIGRWQQGGGIMVASGLFGVVAGLIILTGFPMTGLWVLGLLLGIDLLSHGIGWLTFAWLPAAKPA; from the coding sequence ATGACGACATACGACCATAGTTCGCCGATGGGCGCGACCGGCTTGCCGCAACCGCGGCGCTGGGTGTGCGTGCTGCTGGGCCTGTTCATGGTCTTCGCGGGACTGATGGTGCTGGGCGACATCGCGCTCTTCACGGTGGTCAGCGCGCTGTTCATCGGCTGGATGGCGATCGCCGCGGGCGCCTTCGAGATCTTCCACGCGTTCTGGACCAAAGGTTGGGGCGGCTTGGTCTGGCAGATCATACTCGGCGCCCTCTACATCGCCTTCGGCATCATTCTCGTCAGCCAGCCGCTGACCGGCGCCCTCCTGCTCACCTATGTGCTGGGCATCGCGCTGCTGGTCTCCGGTGTCGTGCGTGTGCTGGTCGGCATCGGCCGCTGGCAGCAGGGCGGCGGCATCATGGTCGCGTCCGGCCTGTTCGGCGTTGTCGCGGGTCTCATCATCCTCACGGGCTTTCCGATGACGGGACTCTGGGTGCTGGGATTGCTGCTTGGCATCGACCTTCTGTCCCACGGCATCGGGTGGCTGACCTTCGCCTGGCTACCCGCAGCAAAACCCGCATAG
- a CDS encoding MFS transporter has translation MVTQTMSIGGIHQEERASWVPMIAIALGQMIMSFNVASLPVAMGGMVASFGVAPTTVATGIVAYSMLVAGFVMLGAKLAQRFGALQVFRGAVVLFFVSQLMMTFSPSATVMISAQALCGAAGAVIVPSLVALIAENYAGRQQATALGALGSARAAAGVLAFVIGGVLGTYIGWRPAFGVLIAASAIVFLMSFRLKPDRGRPDVQIDLVGVMLAASAIILISFGFNNLNGWGLAVATANAPFDLLGLSPAPVMIVLGIVLGQAFLMWTHRRQAAGKTPLLALAVIDSVEERCAVYALFAVVALEAALNFTVPLYIQIVQGRTPLATAIAMMPFNLTVFFSAMLIVNVYERLTPRQIGRYGFAFCTVGLVWLAFVVRNDWSEVPVLFGLVLFGIGQGSLVTLLFNVLVTSSPKTLAGDVGSLRGTTQNLASAVGTAVAGALMVGLLSTIALGKITASPVLTPELQAQVDLDNITFVSNDRLRSVLEGTSGSPQQVAEAVRVNTEARLRALKIGLLIMAGLALIAIIPAGRLPGYLPGEIPSDEPAAKT, from the coding sequence ATGGTCACGCAAACAATGTCGATCGGCGGTATTCACCAGGAGGAGCGCGCGTCATGGGTTCCCATGATCGCAATCGCACTCGGCCAGATGATCATGTCATTCAATGTGGCATCCTTGCCGGTGGCGATGGGCGGCATGGTTGCGAGCTTCGGCGTGGCGCCGACCACGGTCGCAACCGGAATTGTCGCTTACTCGATGCTGGTCGCGGGCTTCGTGATGCTCGGCGCCAAGCTCGCGCAGCGTTTTGGCGCGTTGCAGGTGTTCCGCGGCGCCGTGGTGCTGTTCTTCGTGTCGCAGCTCATGATGACGTTCAGCCCCTCGGCCACGGTCATGATTTCGGCGCAGGCACTCTGCGGCGCAGCCGGCGCGGTGATCGTGCCATCGCTCGTGGCGCTGATCGCCGAGAACTATGCCGGCCGGCAGCAGGCGACCGCACTGGGCGCGCTCGGTTCGGCACGCGCAGCCGCGGGCGTTTTGGCCTTCGTCATCGGCGGCGTGCTGGGAACCTACATCGGCTGGCGGCCGGCCTTCGGCGTCCTGATCGCGGCCTCCGCCATCGTTTTCCTGATGAGCTTCCGCCTCAAGCCCGACCGCGGCCGGCCCGACGTGCAGATCGATCTCGTCGGCGTGATGCTTGCCGCAAGCGCGATCATTCTGATCAGCTTCGGCTTCAACAATCTGAACGGCTGGGGCCTCGCGGTGGCGACGGCGAACGCGCCGTTCGATCTGCTCGGTCTCTCACCCGCGCCGGTCATGATCGTGCTCGGCATCGTGCTTGGCCAGGCGTTCCTGATGTGGACCCACCGGCGCCAGGCCGCAGGCAAGACGCCGCTCCTGGCACTCGCGGTGATCGACTCGGTTGAGGAACGCTGCGCGGTCTATGCGCTGTTCGCGGTGGTCGCGCTCGAGGCCGCCTTGAACTTCACCGTGCCGCTCTACATCCAGATCGTGCAGGGACGGACGCCGCTTGCGACTGCGATTGCGATGATGCCGTTCAACCTCACGGTCTTCTTCTCGGCAATGCTGATCGTCAATGTCTACGAGCGGCTGACGCCTCGCCAGATCGGCCGCTACGGTTTCGCGTTCTGCACAGTCGGCTTGGTCTGGCTTGCTTTCGTCGTGCGTAACGACTGGAGCGAGGTTCCCGTGCTGTTCGGGCTCGTCCTGTTCGGCATCGGCCAGGGTTCGCTGGTGACGCTGCTGTTCAACGTCCTGGTGACGTCGTCGCCGAAGACGCTCGCCGGCGACGTCGGCTCCTTGCGTGGCACGACGCAGAATCTGGCCTCGGCGGTCGGAACGGCGGTGGCGGGCGCGCTCATGGTCGGCCTGCTCAGCACCATCGCGCTCGGCAAGATCACGGCGAGCCCTGTGCTGACGCCGGAGCTTCAGGCCCAGGTCGATCTCGACAACATCACCTTCGTCAGCAACGACCGCCTGCGCAGCGTGCTGGAAGGCACCAGCGGATCGCCGCAGCAGGTCGCGGAGGCCGTGCGGGTCAACACCGAGGCGCGGCTGCGCGCGCTGAAGATCGGGCTGCTCATCATGGCGGGTCTCGCGCTGATCGCGATCATCCCGGCGGGACGGCTTCCCGGCTATCTGCCGGGTGAGATTCCCAGCGATGAGCCAGCTGCGAAAACCTGA
- the glsA gene encoding glutaminase A — translation MARPLADERETAYVSTGHLPGPEIVQSLVNEAQRRFQSNRDGSNSQVYPALVRVPSELFGVCVVATSGQVYGAGEVDYEFSIMSVSKPFLFALVCETIGPEEARAKLGANATGLPFNSLAAIEQGSGRTNPMVNAGAIATTSLAPGATAADRWAFIHDGLSRFAGRKLPLNEEVYASASETNFRNRSIARLLESYDRIYCDAKEATDLYTRQCSLNVSARDLAVMGATLADGGVNPVTKQRVVDASVCHYALAVMITAGLYETSGDWLYDIGLPGKSGIGGGIVAVSPGKGGFGTFAPPLDAAGNSVRGQLAAKFLSQRLGMDLFVSQPEQ, via the coding sequence CTCGACCGGCCACTTGCCCGGCCCGGAGATCGTGCAGTCGCTGGTGAACGAAGCGCAGCGACGGTTTCAATCAAATCGCGACGGAAGCAACTCGCAGGTCTATCCCGCGCTCGTGCGCGTGCCGAGCGAGCTGTTCGGCGTCTGTGTCGTCGCAACCAGCGGGCAGGTCTATGGCGCCGGCGAGGTCGACTACGAATTCTCCATCATGAGCGTGTCAAAACCGTTCCTGTTCGCACTGGTTTGCGAGACCATCGGGCCGGAGGAGGCACGCGCAAAGCTCGGCGCGAACGCCACCGGGCTCCCGTTCAACTCGCTCGCCGCGATCGAGCAGGGCAGCGGCCGTACTAATCCGATGGTGAATGCCGGTGCGATCGCCACGACCAGCCTCGCGCCGGGCGCCACCGCCGCGGACAGATGGGCATTTATCCATGACGGGCTGTCGCGCTTTGCCGGCCGCAAGCTGCCGCTCAACGAAGAGGTCTACGCATCGGCCTCGGAGACCAATTTTCGCAATCGCAGCATCGCGCGACTGCTGGAGAGCTACGACCGCATCTATTGCGATGCAAAGGAGGCGACCGATCTCTACACGCGGCAATGCTCGCTCAATGTGAGCGCCCGCGATCTCGCCGTGATGGGTGCGACGCTGGCCGACGGCGGCGTCAATCCGGTGACGAAGCAGCGCGTGGTCGATGCGTCGGTCTGTCACTACGCGCTCGCCGTCATGATCACGGCCGGCCTCTACGAGACCTCGGGCGACTGGCTCTACGACATCGGGCTGCCCGGGAAGAGCGGGATCGGCGGCGGCATCGTCGCGGTGTCGCCGGGCAAGGGCGGCTTCGGCACCTTCGCGCCGCCGCTCGATGCCGCCGGCAACAGCGTGCGGGGGCAGCTTGCCGCAAAGTTCCTGTCGCAGCGGCTGGGGATGGATCTGTTCGTGTCGCAACCGGAGCAATGA